A window from Pokkaliibacter sp. MBI-7 encodes these proteins:
- a CDS encoding flagellar hook protein FlgE: MSFSTAITGLKAASTDLDVRGNNIANASTTGFKSSRAEFGDIYASNIAGGGSTNVTGNGVRVEDIQQNFASGTIESTGNNLDLAIDGEGFFRLEDSTGNVTYTRSGAFELVPESGTSNTASVNSVLRSNSGSAVQGRMYNDDGVLVGSEQDITISAADKTSAPSATSSVALSVQIDSSLDPDDLRTPYDPTDSSTYSYGTTQTVYDSLGNTQTLAYQFVEVSDPNDPSSTDDTTYYTVHVLRIEDDGSYTELPVGLQDSGTTNATTYDPTSNNLIYAFDRSSGTLTGIGVGSVTAGTTGTAPVFTDATGQGIQSATSSTSPLVYIGNVDPTVAAVTTFPSTADVNDLVSFDSSGTTQYSSDSLVKTTSQNGYASGSLTGVSFEENGDLVASYSNGQSKKIAQIQVYTFDNPQGLKAAGDTEWVATADSGVAVGNPPGVGLNGSLVSGSLESSNVDLSEELVGLIIAQRNYQANSKTLETQNTINQTILNI; the protein is encoded by the coding sequence ATGTCTTTCTCGACTGCTATCACTGGTCTTAAGGCCGCCTCAACAGACCTGGATGTCCGCGGCAACAACATTGCAAACGCCAGCACTACTGGTTTCAAATCGTCCCGCGCTGAATTTGGTGATATTTACGCATCCAATATCGCCGGTGGTGGTTCAACCAACGTAACCGGGAACGGTGTTCGCGTAGAAGATATCCAGCAGAACTTTGCTTCAGGCACCATCGAGTCAACAGGCAATAACCTGGATCTGGCAATTGATGGAGAAGGTTTTTTCCGCCTTGAGGACAGCACGGGTAATGTGACTTATACCCGCTCCGGTGCTTTTGAGCTGGTCCCTGAATCAGGAACCTCCAACACCGCAAGTGTGAACAGTGTGCTGCGCTCTAACAGTGGTTCTGCTGTACAGGGGCGTATGTACAACGATGATGGCGTATTGGTGGGAAGTGAGCAGGACATTACGATCTCTGCTGCTGATAAAACCAGTGCTCCATCAGCTACGTCCAGCGTAGCGTTGAGTGTGCAAATCGACTCCAGCCTTGATCCGGATGATCTGCGCACTCCTTACGATCCTACGGATTCGTCAACGTATTCATACGGCACTACCCAGACGGTCTACGATAGCCTCGGTAATACGCAGACGCTGGCTTATCAGTTTGTTGAGGTGTCTGATCCCAACGATCCGAGCTCCACTGACGACACGACCTATTACACGGTCCATGTACTGCGCATAGAAGACGATGGTTCCTACACGGAGCTGCCTGTGGGCCTGCAGGATAGTGGGACCACCAATGCTACGACTTATGATCCAACTTCTAACAACCTGATTTACGCGTTTGATCGTTCTTCCGGTACGTTGACAGGAATTGGTGTTGGCTCTGTTACTGCTGGTACGACCGGCACTGCGCCTGTCTTCACTGATGCGACAGGTCAGGGCATACAGAGTGCAACGAGCTCAACCTCTCCGCTGGTTTATATTGGAAACGTTGACCCTACTGTTGCGGCAGTAACCACGTTCCCATCAACGGCTGATGTTAACGATCTGGTCTCATTTGACTCTTCTGGAACAACCCAGTACTCCAGTGATTCCTTGGTAAAAACGACCAGTCAGAATGGTTATGCTTCCGGCTCGCTGACAGGAGTCAGCTTTGAAGAGAATGGTGATCTGGTAGCCAGCTATTCAAATGGCCAGTCGAAAAAGATCGCCCAGATTCAGGTTTACACCTTTGATAACCCTCAAGGGCTGAAAGCGGCTGGTGATACTGAGTGGGTAGCAACCGCAGATTCTGGCGTGGCCGTAGGTAACCCACCGGGTGTGGGCTTGAACGGTAGCTTGGTTTCTGGCTCCTTGGAGTCATCCAACGTTGATTTGTCAGAGGAGTTGGTGGGCTTGATTATTGCCCAGCGTAACTATCAGGCGAACTCCAAAACACTGGAAACGCAGAACACCATCAACCAGACCATACTCAATATCTAA
- a CDS encoding flagellar protein FlgN, producing the protein MQILELMKEANSLLQQILEATLQERSYLRARNLDAFAQCVDHKELLIHSLETNHDTRSNWVKSRGNEFSRSGFLSAIADLKDKAAIEQELSAMESLLGECKRQTDINNTVVGRTLSVTAKYLDILKGHQQDKQVYSPSGKATHHAASHVLGKA; encoded by the coding sequence ATGCAAATACTTGAATTGATGAAGGAAGCTAACTCGCTCCTCCAACAGATCCTGGAAGCAACGCTGCAGGAAAGATCATATTTGCGTGCCCGTAACCTTGATGCCTTTGCACAATGCGTCGACCACAAAGAGTTGCTTATTCATAGTCTGGAAACAAACCACGACACCAGAAGTAACTGGGTTAAGAGTCGTGGCAACGAATTTTCTCGTAGCGGCTTTCTTTCAGCGATTGCAGATCTCAAAGACAAGGCTGCGATCGAGCAAGAGTTATCTGCAATGGAAAGTCTTTTAGGAGAGTGTAAACGCCAGACGGACATCAACAATACCGTTGTAGGGCGCACTCTTAGCGTGACAGCCAAGTACCTCGACATTCTGAAAGGTCATCAGCAAGACAAACAGGTTTACTCACCCAGCGGCAAGGCTACGCATCATGCAGCGAGTCATGTACTGGGTAAGGCGTGA
- the flgC gene encoding flagellar basal body rod protein FlgC translates to MSLNNIFSIAGSGMSAQSVRLNTTASNIANADSVSSSVDQTYRAREPVFAVALNQSLENQGFDYDNMPASEAGEGVKVLGIVESEAPLRQVYNPNSPMANEDGYVFYPNVNVVEEMANMMSASRSFQANVEIMNTAKTMMQRVLTLGQS, encoded by the coding sequence ATGTCGCTGAATAATATTTTCTCGATTGCAGGCTCAGGAATGAGCGCTCAGTCGGTTCGTCTGAATACAACTGCAAGTAACATTGCCAATGCTGACAGCGTCAGCAGTAGTGTTGATCAGACATATCGGGCGCGTGAACCCGTGTTTGCTGTTGCATTGAATCAGTCCCTTGAAAATCAGGGATTTGATTATGACAACATGCCGGCCAGTGAAGCGGGCGAGGGTGTAAAGGTGTTGGGTATTGTCGAAAGTGAGGCACCGTTACGTCAGGTCTACAACCCCAATAGTCCTATGGCCAACGAAGATGGCTATGTTTTTTATCCCAACGTCAATGTAGTGGAGGAAATGGCCAACATGATGTCCGCTTCCCGGTCATTTCAGGCCAATGTTGAAATAATGAACACCGCTAAAACAATGATGCAACGCGTATTGACGCTGGGTCAGAGCTAA
- a CDS encoding protein-glutamate O-methyltransferase CheR yields MNQNSYQAPDMSSQDFAAFKDYLEKACGILLGENKQYLVKSRLSKLMAEHRFASLGELLKRLQSSAFSGLRQEVINAMTTNETLWFRDIHPYTIIQERILPELDEKGRGQTLKIWSAACSTGQEPYSLSMLVDETKQKRLGSLRGDVRITATDISTAVLEQAKAGKYESLALGRGLSPERLKRFFNQCTDGSWEVKREIKQRVDFKTLNLKDSYSMLGRFDLVLCRNVLIYFSPELKQDILRRIHKTLQPGGYLMVGASEAVTGLNDIYEMVQCNPGIIYRAK; encoded by the coding sequence ATGAACCAGAACTCCTATCAAGCACCAGATATGTCGTCGCAGGATTTTGCGGCATTCAAAGACTATCTGGAGAAGGCATGTGGGATCCTGCTCGGAGAGAATAAGCAATACCTGGTCAAAAGCCGCTTGAGTAAATTGATGGCAGAACATCGCTTTGCCAGCTTGGGTGAGTTGTTGAAGCGCTTACAGAGCAGTGCATTTTCAGGGTTGCGACAGGAAGTCATTAATGCAATGACCACCAATGAAACGTTGTGGTTCAGAGATATTCATCCTTACACCATTATTCAGGAAAGAATTCTGCCTGAGTTGGATGAGAAAGGCAGAGGACAGACGTTGAAAATATGGTCTGCTGCCTGTTCTACAGGGCAAGAGCCTTATTCTCTGAGCATGTTGGTTGATGAGACAAAGCAAAAGCGTCTCGGTAGCTTGCGCGGTGATGTTCGTATCACTGCGACAGATATTTCTACAGCGGTCTTGGAGCAGGCCAAAGCTGGAAAGTATGAGTCTCTTGCGCTTGGGCGGGGTTTGTCACCTGAGCGTTTGAAACGGTTCTTCAACCAGTGTACCGACGGCTCATGGGAAGTTAAGCGGGAGATCAAGCAGCGCGTTGATTTTAAAACACTCAACCTGAAAGACAGTTATTCGATGTTGGGTCGTTTTGATCTGGTGTTATGCCGAAACGTACTGATCTACTTCTCTCCAGAACTAAAACAGGACATTCTGCGCCGTATACATAAAACGTTACAGCCAGGTGGTTATCTCATGGTGGGCGCGTCTGAGGCTGTGACTGGCCTGAATGACATTTATGAAATGGTGCAGTGTAATCCGGGGATTATCTATCGAGCTAAGTAA
- a CDS encoding MBL fold metallo-hydrolase, producing MRGPVVTPFFDESTFTFSYLVRDPDSTSCAIIDSVLDFDYAAGRTSVASVKAILDFVKLHGLSVEWILETHVHADHLSAAPYLKEHTDGRIGIGSHITVVQETFGKAFNAGSEFARDGSQFDHLFTDGELFRVGTLVATAMHTPGHTPACMTYVIGDAAFVGDTLFMPDYGTARCDFPGGDAATLFRSINKIYALPADTRLFMCHDYKAPGREHYAYETTVQEQRENNIHVHQGTSEADFVSMRTQRDATLSMPRLILPSVQVNMRAGHMPPEESNGQVYLKVPINLF from the coding sequence ATGAGAGGCCCTGTAGTTACTCCATTTTTTGATGAGTCTACTTTCACCTTTAGTTATCTGGTCAGGGATCCAGACTCCACCAGCTGTGCCATCATCGACTCTGTACTCGACTTTGACTACGCGGCAGGGCGAACCAGCGTTGCGTCGGTTAAAGCTATTCTGGACTTCGTCAAACTGCATGGATTGAGCGTCGAGTGGATTCTTGAAACCCATGTGCATGCAGATCATCTGTCGGCGGCACCCTACCTGAAGGAGCATACGGATGGGCGCATAGGGATTGGCAGCCACATTACTGTAGTTCAGGAAACCTTCGGTAAGGCGTTCAATGCAGGTTCCGAGTTCGCTCGTGATGGCAGCCAGTTTGATCATCTGTTCACTGATGGTGAGCTATTCAGGGTCGGGACGCTGGTAGCAACTGCGATGCATACGCCTGGCCATACACCTGCCTGCATGACCTACGTCATCGGTGATGCTGCGTTTGTCGGTGACACCCTGTTCATGCCTGACTATGGGACCGCACGCTGTGATTTCCCCGGAGGCGATGCAGCTACCCTGTTTCGCTCCATTAATAAAATATATGCCCTGCCTGCTGATACTCGCCTGTTCATGTGCCATGACTACAAAGCGCCTGGGCGTGAACACTATGCCTATGAGACGACCGTGCAGGAGCAGCGCGAGAATAATATCCACGTGCACCAGGGAACATCCGAAGCTGACTTTGTCTCAATGCGAACACAGCGTGATGCCACCCTGAGCATGCCTCGCCTGATTCTGCCTTCTGTGCAGGTCAATATGAGGGCAGGGCATATGCCCCCGGAGGAGAGTAACGGGCAGGTTTATCTGAAAGTGCCAATCAACCTGTTCTGA
- the flgB gene encoding flagellar basal body rod protein FlgB — MAIGFDQALGIHADALLYRAKRAEVLANNLANADTPNFKARDLDFSAFLDRANEAASSVTLRQTNAMHFAGEAGSMMDDQLLYRVPVQPAVDGNTVDPEVEKSNFMENAMDYQASFMFLNKKFVGLSNAIKGGQ; from the coding sequence ATGGCTATCGGTTTTGACCAGGCTCTGGGGATTCACGCTGACGCGCTGCTGTATCGCGCCAAGCGAGCCGAAGTATTGGCCAATAATCTCGCCAACGCTGACACTCCAAACTTTAAAGCCCGAGATCTGGATTTCTCGGCATTTCTGGATCGTGCTAACGAAGCGGCAAGTTCTGTCACACTGCGGCAAACCAATGCCATGCACTTTGCCGGTGAGGCAGGATCGATGATGGATGATCAGCTTCTTTATCGTGTGCCAGTGCAGCCTGCAGTCGATGGCAATACGGTTGATCCCGAGGTGGAAAAATCTAACTTTATGGAGAACGCCATGGATTACCAGGCAAGTTTCATGTTTCTGAATAAGAAATTTGTCGGCCTCAGTAATGCCATTAAGGGAGGTCAATAA
- a CDS encoding AraC family transcriptional regulator, with product MHNNIPLTPEFELKDPGVETIRYLDHGHPSPLIRWHAHDDFELHFIVATSGKVFVGDYVGTFAPGQLILTGPRLPHNWICRNDVTAVAVRDRALQFPEETFAKVADILPELGQLSPLLERARSGIEFVGVAFQDIQRHFDKIRDSSGLHRLLHFLDFMQELAQWNDYRLLSTVQMNNTASESQQQRINQVVEYINQHCDRSISLLEVAELVGMSESNFSRFFRKATGNRFIEFLNRVRISRACIMLSETNEQITQICYQAGFNNIANFNRRFQELKGVTPREYRQQAQLRFTSKVA from the coding sequence ATGCATAACAATATTCCCCTGACACCAGAGTTCGAGCTGAAAGACCCGGGTGTCGAAACAATACGCTATCTTGATCACGGGCATCCTAGCCCACTCATTCGCTGGCATGCTCATGATGACTTTGAACTTCATTTCATTGTGGCCACCAGTGGCAAGGTCTTTGTGGGTGACTATGTGGGTACGTTTGCTCCCGGGCAGCTGATTCTTACGGGCCCGCGTTTGCCTCATAACTGGATTTGCCGTAATGACGTTACTGCCGTGGCAGTGAGAGATCGTGCCCTGCAGTTTCCTGAAGAAACCTTTGCCAAAGTGGCAGACATTCTGCCCGAGTTAGGCCAGTTATCACCCCTGCTGGAGCGTGCACGCTCTGGTATCGAGTTCGTTGGGGTGGCCTTTCAGGATATTCAGCGGCACTTTGACAAGATTCGTGATAGCAGTGGTTTGCATCGGCTTCTGCACTTTCTGGATTTCATGCAGGAGCTGGCGCAATGGAATGACTACCGTTTGCTGTCCACCGTGCAGATGAACAACACCGCCAGTGAGAGTCAGCAGCAGCGTATTAATCAGGTGGTGGAATACATTAACCAGCATTGTGATCGCTCCATTTCGCTGTTGGAGGTGGCTGAGCTGGTTGGTATGAGTGAAAGTAACTTCTCGCGCTTTTTCCGCAAGGCAACGGGTAATCGCTTTATTGAGTTTCTCAACCGTGTCAGGATCAGTCGTGCCTGTATCATGCTCAGTGAAACCAATGAGCAGATCACTCAGATTTGCTATCAGGCAGGCTTCAATAACATCGCCAACTTCAATCGCCGCTTTCAGGAGCTGAAAGGAGTAACGCCGCGCGAATACCGTCAGCAGGCGCAGCTGCGTTTCACCAGCAAGGTAGCGTGA
- the flgA gene encoding flagellar basal body P-ring formation chaperone FlgA yields the protein MQFSQLLVHILILVAMVFSSLANAAVRADKISNAVMIFIGEQMTRQNTLVTGRIEVSVDTIDPRLAFSDCNKPLKVESNADDWIGRVHVKVSCPGPTPWAIYVPATIKLYQDIVILSRNLSRGQPVTKDDVRLEERDVSSLRRQYYQKVDDVLGMAGKRHLSANAVLSPEMLVPPLLVKKGDIVTIHAKAGAAEITTQGTALSDGQEGDSITVLNNASQRKIQANVIGPQAVGIGY from the coding sequence ATGCAATTTTCTCAACTACTGGTGCACATTCTGATTTTAGTAGCAATGGTGTTTTCTTCATTAGCCAATGCTGCCGTACGCGCTGACAAGATATCAAACGCCGTCATGATTTTTATTGGTGAGCAGATGACGAGACAAAATACTCTGGTAACGGGGCGTATTGAGGTCTCTGTCGACACGATAGATCCGCGCCTGGCTTTCTCTGACTGCAACAAACCACTGAAAGTGGAATCAAATGCTGATGACTGGATTGGACGGGTCCATGTCAAGGTAAGCTGCCCTGGACCAACTCCCTGGGCCATCTACGTACCAGCCACCATAAAGCTATATCAGGATATCGTTATCCTCAGCCGCAATCTCAGCAGGGGACAGCCAGTCACCAAAGACGATGTACGGCTGGAGGAACGCGATGTTTCCAGCCTAAGAAGACAGTACTATCAAAAAGTTGATGACGTACTCGGCATGGCGGGAAAGCGCCACCTAAGTGCCAATGCGGTATTAAGTCCGGAAATGTTGGTACCTCCTTTGCTAGTAAAGAAAGGGGATATCGTGACCATTCACGCCAAAGCTGGCGCAGCCGAAATCACTACTCAGGGCACAGCATTGAGTGATGGACAAGAAGGGGACAGTATCACCGTCCTCAACAATGCCTCACAGCGTAAAATTCAAGCTAATGTAATTGGCCCCCAAGCCGTCGGCATCGGATACTGA
- the flgM gene encoding flagellar biosynthesis anti-sigma factor FlgM has translation MSIDINGLGVNQASTSRIKSQSSTQQKSADVDNEGKSSSDKVELSSEAKSMQSIEDQVRQLPDVDQEKVDRIKSAIADGSYSVNSQSIANKMLDIDGMFG, from the coding sequence ATGTCGATAGACATCAATGGTCTGGGTGTCAACCAAGCTTCTACATCGAGAATCAAGTCTCAGTCTTCTACTCAGCAGAAGTCTGCAGACGTTGATAACGAAGGGAAAAGTAGTAGCGACAAGGTTGAGCTCAGTTCAGAAGCCAAGTCCATGCAGAGCATCGAGGACCAGGTTCGACAGTTACCTGATGTTGATCAGGAGAAAGTGGATCGAATCAAATCTGCAATTGCGGATGGCAGCTATAGTGTTAATTCTCAGAGCATCGCCAACAAGATGCTTGATATTGACGGCATGTTCGGCTGA
- a CDS encoding TIGR01244 family sulfur transferase, giving the protein MDVRQLTPFISVSPQIHVADIGLAASMGFRTVIANRPEQEGEDQPLNTELEEACRLNGLAWHYLPVVSGNITTADVQAFTHLLDTVQGPVLAFCRTGTRSTTLWALSEAHHLSVEAILNATLAAGYDLSAQRERLGLSASQVSIRPGVTVRHDVLIVGGGAGGQAVAASLLKRQPDLDIAIIEPNTLHYYQPGWTLVGGGVFERKDTVRNMASVMPDRVKWYQTAASLFQPEHQLVQLEDGTALGYRALVVAAGLSLNWEAIKGLRATLGQNGVTSNYQFDLAPYTWELVQSTRRGKALFSQPPMPIKCAGAPQKAMYLSCDHWLRQGRLKDIDVEFCTAGAALFGVADYVPALMRYVEKYGIQLSFQHNLIEVDGPARRALFRITAPTGEVTEEEKSFDMLHVCPPQQAPAFLRSSPLADAAGWVDVDTQTLQHKRHGDIFALGDCANSPNAKTAAAVRKQAPVVAENVLMALQGQAARAIYDGYGSCPLTVERGKIVLAEFGYGGKLLPSFPAWLLEGREPSRLSWFLKEKMLPWLYWEAMLKGREWLAAPQLLEHSPASHSSQQACDFGERK; this is encoded by the coding sequence ATGGATGTTCGTCAGTTAACACCCTTCATCAGCGTCAGTCCGCAAATCCATGTCGCTGATATTGGTCTTGCAGCCTCAATGGGATTTCGCACTGTTATTGCTAACCGGCCAGAGCAGGAAGGAGAGGATCAGCCTCTCAATACGGAGCTGGAAGAGGCTTGCCGGCTCAATGGACTGGCCTGGCATTATCTGCCTGTAGTGTCGGGTAACATCACGACTGCAGATGTGCAGGCTTTCACTCATCTGCTGGACACCGTGCAAGGGCCAGTACTGGCGTTTTGTCGTACGGGAACTCGCAGCACCACACTGTGGGCCTTGTCTGAGGCGCATCATTTGTCTGTTGAGGCCATTCTTAATGCTACTTTAGCGGCAGGCTACGATCTGTCTGCCCAGCGTGAAAGGTTAGGCCTCTCCGCCAGTCAGGTATCGATCCGTCCCGGCGTTACTGTCCGTCACGATGTATTGATTGTTGGGGGAGGTGCTGGCGGGCAGGCAGTAGCGGCAAGTCTGCTAAAGCGCCAGCCTGATCTGGATATTGCCATCATTGAGCCCAACACACTCCATTACTATCAGCCCGGCTGGACTCTGGTCGGCGGTGGTGTGTTTGAGCGTAAGGATACGGTGCGCAATATGGCCAGTGTGATGCCTGACCGAGTGAAATGGTACCAGACGGCTGCCAGCCTTTTTCAGCCAGAGCATCAGCTAGTACAGCTGGAAGATGGCACGGCGTTGGGATACAGGGCTTTGGTGGTCGCTGCGGGATTGTCGCTCAATTGGGAGGCTATCAAGGGGCTCAGGGCGACATTGGGGCAGAATGGTGTCACTTCCAACTATCAGTTTGATTTGGCGCCATACACCTGGGAGCTGGTACAGAGCACACGTCGTGGTAAGGCTTTATTCAGTCAGCCTCCCATGCCGATCAAATGTGCAGGTGCACCGCAGAAAGCTATGTATCTGTCCTGTGATCACTGGTTGCGGCAAGGCCGCCTGAAAGACATCGACGTCGAGTTCTGTACGGCCGGTGCTGCGTTATTCGGCGTTGCCGACTACGTGCCAGCGTTGATGAGGTATGTAGAGAAATACGGCATTCAGCTCAGTTTTCAGCATAACCTGATTGAGGTTGATGGCCCCGCGCGTCGGGCACTGTTCCGCATCACTGCGCCCACGGGGGAAGTGACTGAGGAGGAGAAGTCCTTCGATATGCTGCACGTATGTCCGCCTCAACAGGCGCCGGCGTTTTTACGTAGCAGCCCTTTGGCTGATGCGGCAGGGTGGGTGGATGTGGATACCCAGACACTGCAGCACAAACGCCATGGCGACATCTTTGCGCTGGGCGACTGTGCCAACTCCCCTAATGCCAAAACGGCAGCGGCTGTACGCAAGCAGGCGCCGGTCGTGGCGGAGAACGTGTTAATGGCATTGCAAGGCCAGGCGGCACGCGCCATTTATGACGGTTACGGTTCCTGTCCGTTGACGGTCGAGCGCGGCAAGATCGTGCTGGCTGAGTTTGGATACGGTGGCAAACTGTTGCCCTCTTTCCCTGCATGGCTACTGGAAGGACGTGAGCCCAGCCGTCTTTCATGGTTCCTCAAAGAAAAAATGCTGCCCTGGCTATATTGGGAAGCCATGTTGAAAGGGCGTGAGTGGCTGGCCGCTCCTCAATTGCTTGAGCACTCTCCTGCCAGCCACAGTTCGCAGCAGGCATGCGACTTTGGCGAGCGGAAGTAA
- a CDS encoding flagellar hook capping FlgD N-terminal domain-containing protein has translation MSSSGVSGLGNSLSTTSSTSTSSSSDTSLDSDMFMQLMIAQLKNQDPTSPTDTSEYMSQLASLSTVEQLTNLNDSVSELQTSLQSNLALQASSMVGRTAYVESDSADLDTAGGTVQGMLDLDSSASDVSVGVYNSSGVQVDTIDLGNLSSGENAFTWSPDTSIAGGTYYFVAQGTVGSTSTSLTTYMGQNVDSVSISDGSMTLNLGNGDTASMSDIKRIS, from the coding sequence ATGAGTAGCAGTGGCGTTAGCGGCCTTGGCAATAGCTTGAGTACAACATCAAGCACCAGCACTAGTAGTAGCTCTGACACGTCGCTTGATTCGGATATGTTCATGCAGCTGATGATTGCTCAGCTGAAGAACCAGGACCCAACCAGTCCGACGGATACGTCAGAATACATGTCACAGCTTGCATCGCTGTCTACGGTGGAGCAGCTGACTAACCTTAATGACTCGGTATCGGAGCTGCAGACATCGCTGCAGTCTAATCTTGCGCTGCAGGCATCTTCGATGGTCGGTCGAACGGCCTACGTGGAGAGCGACTCTGCTGATCTGGATACTGCAGGCGGTACGGTGCAGGGTATGCTGGATTTGGATAGCTCGGCCTCCGATGTCTCGGTGGGCGTCTATAATTCTTCTGGGGTGCAGGTGGATACCATTGACCTTGGCAACCTGTCTTCCGGCGAAAATGCGTTTACCTGGTCACCTGATACGAGTATTGCAGGTGGGACTTACTACTTCGTAGCTCAGGGTACGGTTGGCTCGACAAGCACCAGCCTGACTACGTACATGGGGCAAAATGTTGATTCAGTCAGCATCAGTGATGGTTCCATGACACTTAACCTTGGCAATGGCGATACCGCCTCCATGTCTGATATCAAGCGGATCTCTTAA
- the sulP gene encoding sulfate permease, whose protein sequence is MLARYLPILTWLKTYNRHTLTSDAIAAVIVTIMLIPQSLAYALLAGLPAQVGLYASILPLVAYAVFGTSRTLAVGPVAVVSLMTAAAASNIAQQGSAEYLAAAIMLTAISGAMLIVMGVLRLGLLANFLSHPVISGFITASGLIIAASQLKHLLGVKADGDTLVDILVQLLRQLQYIHWPTVLIGVSATVFLFWSRTFLKPLLLRRGLNARHADILTKASPVLAVALTTLVTWGAGLDKLGVKIVGEIAVGLPRLQLPAFTSSMWEELLVSALLISIVGFVESVSVAQTLAAKRRQRISPDQELIGLGASNIASAVSGGFPVTGGFSRSVVNYDAGAETPAAGAFTAIGIALAALLLTPLIYFLPKATLAATIIVAVLSLVDFRALQRTWTYSKSDFAAMMATILLTLVEGVEVGIMAGVSLSILLYLYRTSRPHSAIVGRVPGTEHFRNVCRHQVETDPAIVTLRIDESLYFANARYLEDLIYDLVASQPKVRHLVLMCPAVNLIDASALESLEAINHRLRDSGVNFHLSEVKGPVMDMLRRSHFLEELSGQVFLSQFDAWKALHSAPSVARVLHSVS, encoded by the coding sequence ATGCTAGCCCGCTATCTGCCTATACTTACGTGGCTGAAAACATACAACCGCCACACTCTCACCAGTGATGCCATTGCTGCTGTGATTGTCACCATCATGCTGATACCACAGTCCCTGGCCTACGCTTTACTGGCGGGTCTGCCTGCTCAGGTAGGGTTGTACGCCAGTATCCTTCCACTGGTGGCCTATGCCGTCTTTGGCACCAGCCGAACGCTGGCAGTGGGGCCGGTCGCCGTGGTCTCGCTTATGACCGCAGCGGCGGCCAGCAATATTGCTCAGCAAGGCTCGGCTGAATACCTGGCTGCGGCGATTATGCTGACGGCGATATCCGGTGCGATGCTGATTGTTATGGGCGTGTTGCGCTTGGGTTTGTTGGCGAACTTTCTCAGTCATCCTGTTATTTCCGGCTTTATTACGGCGTCTGGCCTCATCATTGCGGCCAGTCAGCTCAAGCACCTGCTGGGAGTTAAGGCTGATGGCGATACACTGGTTGATATCCTTGTGCAGTTGCTCCGGCAGCTGCAGTACATTCACTGGCCTACGGTGTTGATAGGTGTTTCTGCCACAGTATTCCTATTCTGGAGTCGTACCTTTCTAAAGCCATTGCTATTGCGTCGTGGTCTGAATGCTCGTCATGCAGACATTCTGACGAAAGCGAGTCCGGTGCTGGCAGTGGCGTTGACAACACTGGTGACCTGGGGGGCGGGGCTGGACAAGCTGGGGGTGAAGATCGTTGGTGAGATCGCGGTTGGTCTGCCCCGTCTGCAACTGCCTGCGTTCACGTCCTCCATGTGGGAGGAGCTGCTGGTATCGGCATTACTGATCAGTATTGTTGGCTTTGTCGAGTCAGTGTCCGTGGCGCAGACGCTGGCGGCCAAGCGTCGTCAGCGTATCTCGCCTGATCAGGAGCTGATCGGCCTCGGCGCATCAAATATTGCCTCTGCCGTGTCGGGTGGGTTCCCGGTAACCGGAGGGTTTTCCCGGTCTGTTGTTAACTACGATGCTGGTGCAGAAACCCCGGCGGCTGGTGCGTTCACCGCCATCGGCATTGCACTGGCTGCTTTACTGCTGACTCCGCTGATTTACTTCCTGCCAAAGGCTACCCTGGCGGCAACCATTATTGTGGCGGTGCTGAGCCTGGTAGATTTCAGAGCGCTGCAGCGTACCTGGACATACTCTAAAAGCGACTTCGCTGCCATGATGGCAACAATCCTCCTCACGCTGGTCGAGGGTGTGGAGGTCGGCATTATGGCTGGGGTTTCCTTGTCCATTCTGCTTTATCTCTACCGCACCAGTCGCCCGCACAGTGCGATTGTTGGCCGGGTTCCCGGCACCGAGCACTTTCGCAATGTCTGCCGTCATCAAGTGGAGACAGATCCTGCCATTGTCACGCTGCGCATTGATGAAAGCCTCTACTTCGCCAACGCACGCTATTTAGAGGATTTGATTTATGACCTGGTAGCAAGTCAGCCTAAGGTCAGGCATTTGGTGCTGATGTGTCCGGCGGTCAATTTGATTGATGCGTCGGCTCTGGAGAGTCTGGAGGCGATCAATCATCGTCTGCGAGACAGTGGGGTGAACTTTCACCTGTCAGAAGTGAAAGGGCCGGTCATGGACATGCTGAGGCGCAGTCACTTTCTGGAAGAACTCAGTGGTCAGGTGTTTCTCAGCCAGTTCGATGCCTGGAAGGCACTGCATTCTGCACCATCGGTCGCGCGGGTACTTCACTCTGTGAGCTAG